The genomic segment ACTTAGTGGTTCCGACCACTTTATCCAAGTCCATTAACTGAATTATTTGACCATCACTACTCGTAGTGACAGCATCGACTACGCCATCAAAAGGGGTTTCAAAAGCGGCGCCAACAAATTTTAATCCTTTGTCTGTAAGGTCATCTAGAAGGTAGGTAATGGTACTTTCGCCAGAAACTTCTACAGATCCAGTTTCATTACTGTATGAAAATGTCGGTACTTCATTTTTATCAATTGTGACGGTTACTGTGATAAAGGTGGCCTTGCCTGTGATATTTAACATGATGACTCCATTCATTTAGTGAACATTTTTAAGGTTAATTCCAGCTTCTGTAACAGTATTAAAAAGCTGGGGTTCTGAGGGTAACTCCCCTAAGCATTGCAATGCTTTAAGATAGGGAATTGTTATTAATGGGTTCCTGTTTGTGTCGATTAAGGTTTGTAATCTAGATTTTATTTCAGTACACAAAGACTTTTCGGTTATTTTGTGATTTAGCAATGTAGAGGTCGAATAAACGAGTATCTGGCTGGATGACAGCATTGCTTTATAAGTAACATTTTGACTGTGTTTATTAGAAATGTCATGAAGCAGTTCTTCTGCGATTGAAGCATATTCATTGCTTTTATTGTATTGATTGTGATTGAAAAAGTACCTTGCTGATGAAAGATAATATTTAGCCCATACAAATTTATTTCTAGATGTATTTTTTAATGACTCATTATCTGTCATTGATACTGCCAAAGAATTAATATTGTAATTAAGTATTTGTTTATTCTGGTCATCAACTACTTCTAGTAACCTGAACATTGAATTAAACCGATCTATTTGCCATTGCTCATTTTTAGGGTCTTGTATTAACGCTTTATTTATCGCTGCGAGCCCTAATTGAGTTACTTCAAAGGCATGTTGTTTTTGATTTTGATAACGCAATAAATTGGAATGTATTTGATAGCTAGCAAATAACCTATCAAGTGCATATGGGGTTAGCTGTGCAGAAGAACTTAATAACTCCAACTGCAGTTTTTCGTGTAATCTAATAGCTTTGTTAACATTACCTTGAGATATAACAGCAGTTGCCAACCAAGAACGGGTATCTGCAATATCTGCAATAAGTTGAGTGTTTTGGGGTTGTTTAATCAACGCTTTTTGTTTTAACGCTAATGATTGTTGAAAAAAATCATTAGCGACATCAAAATTTTGCTGGTTTATCGATATAGAACCTAAAGAATTATTTGCATAGGAAAGCTCCATAATTGCATCATCATTATCAGGCGCTAAGCCATACATGGTTTGGCTGTAAGCTAAGTATTGCTCAAACCATGCTTTAGCTGCTTGCCATTCACTTTGATCGTAGTCCAATTGCCCTAACCAGAACGCATTAGCCCCTAGGGTTTTGAGTAGTTCGAAATGTTCAGGTTGCTCAATTAATAATGCGGTGAGCTTTTCTCTAGAAGCTAACAAGGCTTCTTTGGCTTCGATAGTTTTACCCCGTGAGTAGGCGACTTCACCCATGGCCTCTAAGGTTTGACCGTGTTGAAATCGGGCCTCAAAACTTAAGTTGGTATCGTTTGGGTTCGAAGCGTCACTGAAATATTCCAGTGCTTTTTTGTTGATACCATCCAGTAAATCCATACGCCCAATACCGCGCATTTTGTCGGCGAAATCACCCACCATAAAGCCGAGAAGGTCTTCTGCTGCTTGCCTTTTTTGTTGGGCCATTCTTTCTGCTTCGAAGCTTTTAACGCTGGCTAAAATCGAGGTGATCGTGAGTAAAAAGAGTAACGAGATGGTGAAGGTTTTTTGCCAACGTTTGATTTTTTCGTGCTTACTCGATGCGGTAATTAATTCAATTTCTTCAGGCTCAAGCTCGAATAACGGATTGTTTTTGAGTGACTTGGCTTCTCTGAGTGGTTTACCGTCAGCCAGCAAATAAGCATGGTTCTTGTTTTCTTGTAGCCAGCGGGTGGATAAATGATGGAGTCTGCTTTTAATTCGCAAACTTTGGTTATGCTCAGCTATCCATGAGGTTGCCCTTGGCCAGCGGCGCAGTAGCGCTTCGTGGGCAATGCTGAAGCAGGGTTCGCCGTTTTGCAGATTGGACACGAACAAACGACTGTTAATCATCGCCTGAGTCAGGGTGCGTTCTTCTTTGGTGTGCAGCTGTGCCCAGCGCGCGGTGCGACTAGTGATCGATGACTCGTCTTCCCTTAGCGTCACTAGCAGTGAAAATACATGGGGCAAGCTGGCTTTTTGCTGGGGGGTGAGCTCTGCAATAGCATCTTCGGCATTTTTGCCAATTGCCCCTTCAATGCCGCCTAATTCTTGATACACGCTAAATAACAACTGGTTGTCTTTACTGCGCTTTAAGTAAAGTGCTTGCAGCATGTATTGCAGCATCGGCAGTGCATCGGGGTTACTGGCAGCTTCTGCGCAGAGGATTTCATCTAAAGGTGTTGCTGTATAAGGGTCGCAGGTCCAAGTTAAATTAGCCGCAATAGCGGGCAAACGGATCATTTGCAGCAATTCGCTACGAGTCGGTGGCGATAAATCAAAATGCGCGCCTTGGCCTTTTCCTGTCATTAAACTAGGGTAGCCAACAAGCAAGGGGTAGAACTCGTTACGACAAGCACTTAATACAATAATACAGCCAGAGTTGGCGAGTTGTTCGAGTATGCCAACAAAAGCAGAACGCTGCTCATGGGTAAAAAGTGGTGAAGACAATAACACTTCTAGACGATCGATAAACAAAGCAAAATGAGTGTGAAGTTGACGATTAGCTTTAATGGCTTGTTTACATTGATTAACAATTACTTGTGGCTCTGTAATGAGTCGGTGGGATAACGAATCAGCACTGTCGCCGTCAAACACAGGTTGGTCATTAACTTCCCAATCAAGCATTGCTCCTGCAAGTTCGATAAAGAGTTGTGATTTAGCGACATCGGCAAAGTCTAGGCTGCTGTAAGCGACTACATGCACCCCGTTATACCCTGATCCTACGGTAAGATTAGGAATAATGCCTGCATTGATTAACGATGATTTACCACTGCCGCTTGGGCCGAGTAATAAACAAAAACCGCGACCGCATTTAACTTGCTGGCTAATACGCTCAAGTAGCACGCTAATTTGTTTACTGCGGCCAAAAAAGACTTCATGAAAGTCTTCTGAGTAGGCCTGAAGACCGGGGAAAGGTGAGCCAGCACTCCACTGCTGATGGTTAGCAACGGTTTCATGACCTATGGGAAAATTAACATCGGCGAGGGTGCGGTAGCCTCGCTTACGAATGGTTTCAATATAACGTGGTGATGTTGCTTTATCTTCGAGTGCTCGGCGTAATTGATTGATAATTTTGTGCAGTGGATTATCGCCAATATCGGTATTAGGCCAACAGTGATTGACGATATCATCGCTACTGAGTACTTCACCGCTGCGTTGGCATAATAAAACCAATACATCCATAGCTTTGGGTTCAAGCTGTTTTGTTTTTTTACCAAGGTTTACGCTATTGCTATTGGGATCAACCTGCCATTCACCAAAGAAAAAAATCTCGTTTTTCATTATCACATTCCATTGAAAACCCAGTGTTATGCTTCATGCATTCGGTAACAGCTTATCGCGATTGCGTTTCATTAGTATTTACTTATACCAACTTGTGGTTAGATTGTAACCACTTAAAGTGTAAAAGGGAGTAAAAAACAGACTAATTGAGGAATTGAAAAAGAGAGCGAGGGTGACCTTTAACTGGAGGTTTGTTGTCAGCGATATAGTTGCTAAAGCAAAGAGTATTCCCTTGCTGTTGTAGAAATACTTAAGCGTATCTTTTTATTATTTCCTTACAGCCACTGTTATCACTTAAGCCGAGCCAGTGCCTTAGCGGTTAACGCTTCGGTGTATGGGTTAATCTTAAAGTGGTTGGGGCTCCAGCCTTTTACAAACCGCTGAAAGTCGGCCCAAGCTATTGAATATAATGGCCGCCATGTTTGCACTAATTTATCTGTACAAATGTGGGGGTGATGATGCTTGGTGCTAATAACTAACTCGTTAAAGTAATAATCAAGCCATTGTGTAATTTGAGACTCATCTTCTGAAAAGGTAATCACGCTGCTCAGCAATAATGCCACATCTTTCATACCGCAGCCTTGGCCAACATATTGAAAATCTACCGCAGCTGCTTGTTGGTGGTTTTCGGTAAAGCAAAAGTTAGCTAGCTTGGCATCACCATGGACTAAAGTTTGAAATGGAGTATTTCTGAGCACTGTATCTATTTGTTGTGCAGCGGATTTTAGGCTTGAATCTTTGAGAGCTGCTAGTTCGTCTGGGCGGGTATCAAGGTGCCAATAAGTACCTTGTTGCCAAAGTTTTGCGTGTAATTGCTTACTTACTTTATCTGTGAGCACTTTATCTGTGACTAATTTGTGTTTGTTGTCTGAGTAGTGCGGTGATTCACTCGCATCAAGGTTTTTGTATAAGAACTGGCCATGAAACTGTCCTAGCCATTTAAGGCAAGCTTTAATGGCAATATCATCAGCACGAGTGAGCACTTTATCAAAACCAACAGTGGCTAAGTCCTCAAGTATCAATAAGCAGTCATCACCATCTTGTTCTAGATATAAACATTTAGGCACCCGATTATCTTGGCTACATTGGTTGGCGTAATCTTGATACCAATTAAACTCTACTTGATATGATTTTATTTTGCGCTGATGAGAAAGGGCTGTATTCCAACCTTTAGGGTGCGACTGCGCTGCGGTGCTATCTTGTGGGTCCATCACAGGTAGCTTGATATGTTTAACAATGACGCTGTGATAGGTTGAACCTGATAAGTGAGCTCTGAATAGTTCTCCGTAACCACTCCAAAGTGATTGGATTAGTTCGACTTGAGTAATGTCAGTGGCACGAGTTTGCCGTTTAATTTGATCAAGCAGTTGTGGATTAACTTCAAAGGCATCAGTATTCATTGGTATCAGTTATCTCAATTTCATTTTTAACATGCTGATAAAGGTGCAGCAATGGATAAATTGTATGGCTAACTCACTAATAAGTGAAATAGTTCTCAAGTCTGATGGAAAAGCCATTGAGTTTTAAAGTAAATAGCGTAGTTTTAATGAATTGAAACCTGACTGGAGTTGAAGATGAAACCAGGCAAGAATGACAGCAAGTTATTGAAACTTGCGATGGAAATTGGTGAAGGATATGCCAAAAAAAGAGGTTTTAAAGATTTTGGAGTGGGGATTTCACCAAAGGATAAAGTGGAGTGCATCTATCGCTTATTGGTGCAAGATGGCCTGATACAAGCGTTAGCTGAAGATAAGGATGATGGGCCAAACAGAAAACACAAACTGGTGTTATGGATAAGCAAGCAACTACCGCCAGAGCACCCGTTACTGAATTAATATTGAGGCGATACTGCATTGCATCAATATTAAAAAATCAAAAAGCCAAGCGACTGCTTGGCTTTTGTTGTTTAGCAAGGCCGTAGCATTAAGATTTAGCTTCGATTTCGTTTTCTACTTCTAATTCTTCTGGAGATTTGAGTACATCTTTGGGTTTTGTCACACTGCCAATAGGGGGGTATGCCACACTGTCTTTAAATTTATCACGGGTGTCTTCGCTGTAATTAGGGAATGGTAGCTCTTCTTCCTCAATCAGTTGGCGAATCGTTTGTTCTGCCCGTTGCTGCACTTCTAAATCAGCAGGTACGGCATTATTTAACACCACGTTTTGACCTATTGGCGCAATGTGAATATCGAGCTCTTTCATAATATTCAGCAAATGAAAATTTAAGTCTTCGGCAATACCAAAATATTCATTGATATCCCCTGTATCAATGTAGGCATTGACATTCACGACAAACGCATCACGTTCAATGGCTAAAAATCGGGCTCGCTGCGCCACTTCTAACACTCTGGGATGTGATAACAGTAGTTTACGTAGCTCCATCAATAACATTTGCAGCTGTTCTTTAGTGGTATCAAGGCTAATACGTAAATCATGCTTATAGCGGCGGCGATCGATTACCGAGAAGTTCTCTAATTCTTGAGAAGAGAAAACCGAGTTAGGAATATGCACTACGGTGCGATCGAGCTTTCGAATTCGAGTCGAACGCAAACCAATCTCTTCAACCACTCCTAAGGTCGCACCAAAGCGACAAAAGTCCCCAGGTTTAATTGGTCTTGCGGCGTATAACGTCAGCGCGCCAAACACATTTTCTAATGGTTTTTGCGCGGCTAAGGCGATGGCCAAACTGCCGACACCTAAACCTGTCAAAATGGTTGCCATGTTATAGCCTGAACTTTCAAACCACATCAGAGCAATGATGACGACGATGATGATTTTAAGAATGGCTACCATAGGGCGGAGTAAGGCTACACTGTAGCTTTTATCTTGGTCGTGAAGTTGTTTAGATTTATAGGCTGCGTAGAGCTCGACTAAACCGATTATTAAAATGGTGTTGGCGAGATACAGCAAGGTACTGTTATCAAACCATACTCTTGCTCTAACGGATAATCCGAGTGCGAGTGCTGCATACTGTAATAACGATAAGTATAAAAACCAGCGCAAGCTGCGACCACAAAAACGAGTAACACCAGCAATAGCAGATTCGAAATGCTTAGCGATATTCATTGCTGCAAGGCTGATAAGGCCGGTACCAATCCAGCCAAACAATATGCTTAGACCCAAAATCAGCAGTTGCCAGTTTTCCATATAAAAAGCGCTGAATTCAGGTAAGAAGTTCGCTAAAGCTTCGATTTGTGGACTATATCCGTATTCATCCCATAGTTCAGGGATTTTGGCCACTGTGGCATTAGAAATCTTCCAGATTTTGCCCCCTTTTCCGTCAGGGACATGCTGCATATAAACAGGCACTGGGCCAGTATTGGTTTCTAATACTCCAAGTAAGTCTCGATAACTGGGGAGTTTGTCATTTAAGTGGCCTGTAGGTTGGTCACTGATTTGTGACAGGTCAATGATGTTTTGTTTATTCCAAAGAATCGACAATTTACGCAGTAATTCAGGGCCATCCTCGGGGTTAATGCCTTTAGGGAGATAGCGTAAATCAACAAATTCGGCAGCGGTTTGCCAGTCATCTTGCTCAACGGCTTGGCTTATGGCTATTAATGTAGACAGTGGTGTTTCACCGTCACGGGTTAATATTAACCCCCCTTGAGCCTCAGCTATCGCTTCGCTGCGCTTTTCCGCTTCTGCCACTTTTTTTAGGTTAATTTCATCTGCAGCGAATGCTGAAAAGGCACCAAATTGAATGCTGAAGACCAACAGCATTGATAAAAAACTACGCCAGCAGATGTGCCAATTGAGTTGTACCATGCTTATGTCCCTAAAAAACCCGATAACTAAATCAAATATATGCGTTTTTACTGCATACTGCTAGACCGATTTATCATATTTTTCACAAAGTTACTTATGTTGGTTAACTAAGTTGCCTATTCGATATTAATGACCAAGGCTCTTTGTTTGGTGCTGAAATTGGGTTGCCATTTTGAGACTGCATGACTTATCAACCTTTTATACCAGCACATATATCAGCACAGCTCTGTTGATTATTTGGCTGATATAACACAGAGGGTTAAGTCATTTTTGGGTTCTTGCCCTCGATGAATAAATGACAATTTGATTAATACTTAGGTGATATTTGAAAAATGAGTAATCTTGCCTACACTGAATTTAACGATGATTCAAATAGTTAAAGTAGATTTTAAATTAACCTATTTTTGCCCACTTTGAGGTTTATAAAACTCAATGGTGCTACTAAGCCAAGCCCAAATCTTCAAACAACAAGGAAAGTTGAATAATGAAAACGCCTCAAATTTTTTTATTAGTCGCAGCTGCAGGGTTAACACCAATTGCACTCTCATATGGATTTTCTCCTTCAACCTCGCTGTCATTTCTTTTTAATATCGACGCTAATCCCGTCAATGTTGCCCATATATTTCGCGCTGTAATGGGGCTTTATTTGGCTTTAGTGCTTTTTTGGATTGCGGGAGCATTTAAGGAAGGACTGCAACTGCCAGCCTTGTATAGCTTAGTCGTATTTATGATGGGACTCGGGCTCGGTCGTTTACTCAGTATCATTGTTGATGGCATGCCTCATTGGTTATTAGTGGTTTATATGCTGCTGGAAGCAGGTTTTGCTGTCGTCGGTATCTTGATGATTAAAAAAAGCCAAGCTGAGCTGAATTAACGGCTGATTTGGCTAGGTAACTTGAACTGATTCATTAATCTAGAGCGAAATAAAGGGAATTTAATATGAAGAACAAAGGTTCATTGAGCGCATGGGTGTTAAACCGACTGCCAATGCTGATTTTATTCACACTGACGAGCGTCACTTGTGGTGTCAACGCAGCAACAGATAAACCCAATATATTTGTTATTTTTACTGATGATATTGGTATTTCAAATTTAAGCGCTTATCACAATGGTGTGATGAGTAGTGATACCCCCAACATTGATAGTATCGCCGAAAAAGGGATTCTAATGACGGATTATTATGCTCAACCGTCATGTACAGCGGGACGCTCCGCGTTTATTACAGGGCAGCTACCGGTTAGAACCGGAATGCATACAGTCGGTTTACCTGGCGGTCCAGTCGGGCTTAATGCCAACACGCCAACCCTTCCTGAGATTCTCAAATCCATGGGCTACATGACAGGCCAATTTGGTAAGAATCATTTAGGTGACAGAGATGATTTTTTACCCACAATGCATGGATTCGATGAATATTGGGGCTGGTTGTATCACTTAAATGCTATGGAATATACCGAAGATCCTGATTGGCCTAAAGATGCAGATTTTCAATCTTTTGCGCCACGCAATGTGATCCATGCTAAGTCAACGGGCAAAGGTAAACAGTCTATTAAAGACGATGGCCCATTATCTATCGAGCGTATGCGCACCTTAGATGATGAAGTAAATAAACATACGATAAATTTCATTGAGCGAGCCGTTAAAGCAGATAAGCCCTTTTTTACTTGGTATTGCCCTTCTCGCGGACACGTTTGGACTCATTTATCACCAAAGTATGAAGAAATGCTCGGTAAAAATGGTTGGGGCTTACAAGAAGTCGTGATGAAGGATTTAGATGATCATGTGGGTGAAATGTTGGCCAAAATGGAAGAGTTAGGTATTGCTGATAACACCATCATCGTTTTCACTGCCGATAATGGCCCAGAGATCATGACTTGGCCTGATGGCGGAATGACGCCGTTTCATGGTGAAAAAGGCACAACTTGGGAAGGTGGTGTACGAGCACCGATGCTAATTAGCTGGCCTGAAAAAATCAAAGCAGGACAAGTGTTAAATGGCATGTTTGATGGTATGGACTTTTTACCAACCTTAGTGGCTGCAGCGGGCGGCCCCAGTGACCTTAAAAGAAAAATGCTTAAAGGACACAAAGGATTTAAAGCGCACTTAGATGGTTATAACCAATTAGATATGTTGACTAAAGGTGCGGCTTCAAAACGAAATGAAATTTTCTACTATGAGCGAGATAAGCTACAAGCAGTGCGAGTCGGGGACTGGAAAGCTCACTTTGTGGTACAGAATAATGGTTGGGCTGGTGCTAAAGAAGAATTAAATGCGCCATTATTATTCAATTTACGTCGTGACCCTTACGAACGTGCCGCAGAAGAGTCTGGCATGTATTTAAAATGGATGGGACAAAAAATGTGGGCATTTGGCCCTGCCCAAGCTGCCGTGCAGCAGCATCTTGAAACCTTTAAAAAGTGGCCTCCAATGACTGCAGATACAGGTGCTGTAAATAATGGTGGTGTCGGTAACTGAATTTTGCTTTAACTCGGTCGCTCCAGCCTTTGCCCAAGGCTTACTATGGAATTAAACAAGGAAGGTTTTATGAAACGAAGTCCAGCATTGTTAGTAGTTTTTAACGCGTTTTTGTTCACTCTTGTCGGTGTTACAAGCCATACAGCGTTAGCAGAGGGGCAAGGGAACTCCATTAATGCTCCCGCATGGCAAAATAGTGTTGAAATCTATGGAATGGCGTTGAATATCCGCGGCGATACGACCCTTCTTGATCAAAATCTGGAAGTAAATGTCGACCCTAAGTTTATATTGGATACCTTGGAAATGACCGCCATGGTTCGCTTTGAGAGTATCTATGATAATCAATGGGGATATTACATTGATTATAGTTTCATGAAGCTCAATGGCGAAACGAATAACGTCTTGGATAATACTAATAACTTGGTATTGAAGGGGGATATTGATATTCGCCAAGGGGTACTAGAGGCTAAAGGATTTAAGCGTTATGACTATGGTGATAGCACGTTAGATTGTATGGTTGGCTTACGCTGGTGGGATAACGACATCGATATGCAACTGTATCGTAAAGACAATAATGCCATATTCAGTGACATTAACTTTGAAGATGATTGGATTGACTTTGTGGTTGGTGTGCGCTGGATAAAACCGATAAATCAAGATTGGTTATTTTACATTAGTGCTGATGCAGGGATGGGCAGTGATACTGATTTTACTACCGCTATTCAAACTGGCGCACGGTATCAAATTAACTCATGGTCTGATTTGAACTTGGCTTATAAATCCACTTGGGTTGATTACGATAATGAAGATAACTTTGCTTATGATACGGCATCGCAAGGCTTTCTAATCGGTTGGGCAGCTTACTTTTAGCCTTAGCTGACGATTAAGAGTTGAATGTATAAAGGGCGCCCTAATAGAAGTCGTTGGCGCCTTTTTTGTGCCTTTATCTCATTAATTTGCTGGTAGTGGATTACCTTTTAACGAGATTGCGTATCTCAGTAAGGTAAAGCCTTCATCTTCATATTGTCTGATAAACGTCATGCCTAACTTTTTAATGATGTTAACTGACCCAAGATTCACGTCCACCACTTCGCCGTAGACGATATCTAAATCCATGTGCTGCTTTGCAAACTCAATACAGGCTTGATTTGCCTCAGTTGCGTAGCCCTTTCCCCAAAAGTCTTGATGTAAACGGTAGCCAATATCGATAGCATTTATTCTCGGATCATTTTTAAAACCACAAAAACCAATGACTTGATTTGTGGCTTTATGGACTACAGCCCAACGGGCAAAGCCGAACTTTTTATATTCCGCTAACCATATCTCTTGGATAATATTTTCAGCATCTTTTAGCGTGTTACATAAGCCTGCATCGCCAGTGTAGCGGTTGACTTCTTCTGAATTAAACTCAAGCACAGCCTTTGCATCGCCAAGATTAAATTCACGAATGATTAGGCGGTCAGTTTCAGTAATTATTGTCATTATGATCCTTATAAATTTTGCTATGCCATTTAATTACAGAATTGACGTTCACATGGCACACCGTCAAAGTCACCATCCATTTGAGTATCAGGACAATGATTAATATAGAAAATCGCTTCTTCACATGATCGCATGTGGCTGCAGTGAGTTTTACCCGCCTCGCAGCTAAACTGCGGTGAAGATTTTGTCGATTGAGTCGGACTGTTATCTATCGTGACAGGCTGAACTAGACTCGATTGACCGGGAGCATTCGTTACATCGTAGTAGGCTTGAATAGCAAATCTGCCAATGGCGATGACAATTAAGATAATAACAATGCGACTCATCGTGCCCGAAGCCGTGGTGGCTTTTTTCATTTTTATTGGTGGACGCTGCTTCGCTTGATGATTTTTGCCAGAGTTATGGCGAGATTTATGAGTAGGATTGATAGCCACACCTACGATGAGTGCTTTACCTGCTTTAACTTTTCCGTCAGCTTGCTGCTCTACAACATATTCAATTTTATCACCAACAATGGGCTTTCTAGCCATATGTTTAAGGGTTGAGATATGGATAAACACGTCTTTGCCACCCTTATCAGGCTGGATAAACCCGAAGCCTTTACTGCCATTCCAGCGAACTAATCGACCTGTTTCCATCATCACTCGTATTATTTCCCTTTGAAAGGTTTATTGTTTTATACACATTATAAAATTCATTAAGCCTATGCTAGGTTATTAACAGAGCATAATAAATTGTTTTTATCTGCGGCTTAGACATCTAGCTGTTCACAAGGAAGATAACATGAAATTACCAGCACGCTTTGCTGCTATACCCGTATCATTGTCATTCACACTGGCTTTAGCCACAGCATTAAGCAGCACCTCACTTTATGCAGAAAATTTTGATGCTTCAGTGATGAAGTCTATGCCCAAACTTGAAGCGCTCTATACTCATTTGCATCAATTTCCAGAGTTGTCTTATCAAGAAAAAAACACCAGCGCCAGAATGGCTAAAGAGCTATCAGAGCTTGGTTTTGACGTGACTGATAACTTTGGTGGCTACGGTGTGGTAGGCATTTATAAAAATGGTTCGGGGCCAACGGTTATGATCCGTGCAGATATTGATGGGCTACCAATTGTTGAACAAACAGGTAAATCTTATGCTTCAAAAGTCACTACGGTTGATGAACATAATAATACCGTTGGGATCATGCATGGTTGCGGTCATGACATCCATATGACCAGCTTTATTGGTGCTGCAGAACAACTGATGAAACATAAATCAGATTGGAAAGGCACATTAATGATGGTAGCTCAGCCCGCAGAAGAAGTCGGTGGTGGAGCCAAAGCTATGCTAAAACAAGGCCTGTTTAGCAAATTTCCCACTCCAGATAGTGTGATTGGTTTACATGTGAGTGCAGGCATTCCCGCAGGTAAAGTAGGCGTAGTAAGCGGTTATGCGCTTGCCAATGTTGATTCTGTGGATATTACTATTAAAGGTAAAGGCGGCCATGGGGCGTATCCTCATCTTACAATCGATCCCGTGGTGATCGCAGCAAGAACAGTATTAGCACTGCAAACTATCCCAAGTCGTGAAGTATCCCCCCTTGAGCCAAATGTGGTTACTGTTGGCTCAATTCATGGTGGTTCTAAGCACAATATTATCTCTAACGAAGTTAAACTGCAGTTAACACTGCGCTCGTACAATCCTGATGTAAGGGAGCAGCAAATAGCGGCAATTAAACGCATTACCAAAGGGATTGCGTTAAGTGCAGGCTTACCTGAAGAGCTGGCGCCTGAAGTGTATGTGCATGACGATGAAACGATTCCATCAACCTATAATGAGCCGCAATTAGCTGCAAAAGTACAAGCCAGTATTGAAACTGAAATTGGTAAGGACAATGTGGTTATCGCCCCGCCAGTCATGGCTGGCGAAGATTTTGGGTTGTACGGCCGCACTGAGCAAAATGTGCCGATTACACTATTTTGGTTGGGGGGTGTAGAGCCCCAAAAGTATCAGGCCAGTCTAGATTCTGGTGAGCCATTACCTTCATTGCATTCGAGCCAATTTGCGCCAGATTATCCACTTACGATTAAAACTGGCGTGCGAGCGATGACCCGCACCGCAATGGATTTATTCAATGGTAAATAGCATTTAAAACAGCGAGCAGATAACTCACGCTGA from the Shewanella japonica genome contains:
- a CDS encoding DP-EP family protein; the protein is MLNITGKATFITVTVTIDKNEVPTFSYSNETGSVEVSGESTITYLLDDLTDKGLKFVGAAFETPFDGVVDAVTTSSDGQIIQLMDLDKVVGTTKFQFVLTNTDNSLLLLSEDPQVINKGQGNVENC
- a CDS encoding winged helix-turn-helix domain-containing protein, with amino-acid sequence MKNEIFFFGEWQVDPNSNSVNLGKKTKQLEPKAMDVLVLLCQRSGEVLSSDDIVNHCWPNTDIGDNPLHKIINQLRRALEDKATSPRYIETIRKRGYRTLADVNFPIGHETVANHQQWSAGSPFPGLQAYSEDFHEVFFGRSKQISVLLERISQQVKCGRGFCLLLGPSGSGKSSLINAGIIPNLTVGSGYNGVHVVAYSSLDFADVAKSQLFIELAGAMLDWEVNDQPVFDGDSADSLSHRLITEPQVIVNQCKQAIKANRQLHTHFALFIDRLEVLLSSPLFTHEQRSAFVGILEQLANSGCIIVLSACRNEFYPLLVGYPSLMTGKGQGAHFDLSPPTRSELLQMIRLPAIAANLTWTCDPYTATPLDEILCAEAASNPDALPMLQYMLQALYLKRSKDNQLLFSVYQELGGIEGAIGKNAEDAIAELTPQQKASLPHVFSLLVTLREDESSITSRTARWAQLHTKEERTLTQAMINSRLFVSNLQNGEPCFSIAHEALLRRWPRATSWIAEHNQSLRIKSRLHHLSTRWLQENKNHAYLLADGKPLREAKSLKNNPLFELEPEEIELITASSKHEKIKRWQKTFTISLLFLLTITSILASVKSFEAERMAQQKRQAAEDLLGFMVGDFADKMRGIGRMDLLDGINKKALEYFSDASNPNDTNLSFEARFQHGQTLEAMGEVAYSRGKTIEAKEALLASREKLTALLIEQPEHFELLKTLGANAFWLGQLDYDQSEWQAAKAWFEQYLAYSQTMYGLAPDNDDAIMELSYANNSLGSISINQQNFDVANDFFQQSLALKQKALIKQPQNTQLIADIADTRSWLATAVISQGNVNKAIRLHEKLQLELLSSSAQLTPYALDRLFASYQIHSNLLRYQNQKQHAFEVTQLGLAAINKALIQDPKNEQWQIDRFNSMFRLLEVVDDQNKQILNYNINSLAVSMTDNESLKNTSRNKFVWAKYYLSSARYFFNHNQYNKSNEYASIAEELLHDISNKHSQNVTYKAMLSSSQILVYSTSTLLNHKITEKSLCTEIKSRLQTLIDTNRNPLITIPYLKALQCLGELPSEPQLFNTVTEAGINLKNVH
- a CDS encoding phosphotransferase; this encodes MNTDAFEVNPQLLDQIKRQTRATDITQVELIQSLWSGYGELFRAHLSGSTYHSVIVKHIKLPVMDPQDSTAAQSHPKGWNTALSHQRKIKSYQVEFNWYQDYANQCSQDNRVPKCLYLEQDGDDCLLILEDLATVGFDKVLTRADDIAIKACLKWLGQFHGQFLYKNLDASESPHYSDNKHKLVTDKVLTDKVSKQLHAKLWQQGTYWHLDTRPDELAALKDSSLKSAAQQIDTVLRNTPFQTLVHGDAKLANFCFTENHQQAAAVDFQYVGQGCGMKDVALLLSSVITFSEDESQITQWLDYYFNELVISTKHHHPHICTDKLVQTWRPLYSIAWADFQRFVKGWSPNHFKINPYTEALTAKALARLK
- a CDS encoding DUF5062 family protein, producing the protein MKPGKNDSKLLKLAMEIGEGYAKKRGFKDFGVGISPKDKVECIYRLLVQDGLIQALAEDKDDGPNRKHKLVLWISKQLPPEHPLLN
- a CDS encoding mechanosensitive ion channel family protein, whose translation is MVQLNWHICWRSFLSMLLVFSIQFGAFSAFAADEINLKKVAEAEKRSEAIAEAQGGLILTRDGETPLSTLIAISQAVEQDDWQTAAEFVDLRYLPKGINPEDGPELLRKLSILWNKQNIIDLSQISDQPTGHLNDKLPSYRDLLGVLETNTGPVPVYMQHVPDGKGGKIWKISNATVAKIPELWDEYGYSPQIEALANFLPEFSAFYMENWQLLILGLSILFGWIGTGLISLAAMNIAKHFESAIAGVTRFCGRSLRWFLYLSLLQYAALALGLSVRARVWFDNSTLLYLANTILIIGLVELYAAYKSKQLHDQDKSYSVALLRPMVAILKIIIVVIIALMWFESSGYNMATILTGLGVGSLAIALAAQKPLENVFGALTLYAARPIKPGDFCRFGATLGVVEEIGLRSTRIRKLDRTVVHIPNSVFSSQELENFSVIDRRRYKHDLRISLDTTKEQLQMLLMELRKLLLSHPRVLEVAQRARFLAIERDAFVVNVNAYIDTGDINEYFGIAEDLNFHLLNIMKELDIHIAPIGQNVVLNNAVPADLEVQQRAEQTIRQLIEEEELPFPNYSEDTRDKFKDSVAYPPIGSVTKPKDVLKSPEELEVENEIEAKS